GTGTAGGGGGATGTGAGGGACGTTTTCATCTGATCCAGATCTGAATGGACAAGCAGGGTCCCATGATGAAGCACCATCCGGTTGCTCTGGCGAAAAGCAGATCCGGAGAATTTTTTTCCAGCTGCTGTAAGCGCCCATGTTGATGTGATCTTTATTTTCATATCCATTTTTTCAAATGCAAGACAAATGGATGAAAATATCTTATCCCGGTGATAAAGCTTTCTTGGCATGATGAATGAATAGTTCACATTCCCTGTGTCGTGATACACACTTCCGCCACCGGACCGGCGCCTGGCAAAAGAATATCTCAAAGGATCCGTTTCTATCCACGGGTTTTGATGTTTTCCTATTATGACCACAGGATCGTTGATATAAAAAAGAAATGCCGGGATTTGATGGGAAAACAGATAATCTTCCAAGGCCAAATGCTTATATGCAGATCCTTCCGAAATGTGTAAAAGAAACGGAGAATGTAGATCGCCTTTAATCATCGATTCTTGTATTCCTGGCTTTGCAGAATGTCTGTTTTTTTTGATTTCATCGTCATACATTTCATGCATTAAGAGATCGTATGAATAGAATTGTTACATGATCAGGATGGTGAAATATGAGAGATATTTTTCTGGAAGGTGAGAAAGTTATACTGACACCCATGGAAGAAGAAGATGCTGAATTTATCCGGATAATGGAGAATGATCCGGATGTGAGGTATGCCCTGTTTCTCTATAAACCCTTAACCCAAGAAAGTGCTGAAAAAAAAGTTCGGGAAATGATATCTTCACCTGACATTTTCATGTTTATGATCATGGAGAAAGAGTCCGGACAAAAGATTGGACAAACCGGCCTCGTCCGCATTGATTTTGTCAGCCGCGCTGCGGTGTTTTATATTGCAATTCATCATAAGGCCAGCCGTTCCAAGGGATTCGGGACAGAAGCTACGCGACTCATGGTTGACTATGCTTTTCATACCCTAAATTTGAACCGGATACAACTTCATGTAAATTCAGAAAATTTACCGGCAATCCATATATACAAAAAATTGGGCTTTGAGATAGAAGGAACCCTACGCCAGGCCATGTATCATGGCGGTAAATATTGTGACTTTTACGTAATGGGAAAAATAAGGGAGAGTTGAGAGTTGAGAGGGGAGAGTCGTGAGTTGGAGTTGTGAGTTATGAGTTTTGTTGAGAGAAAGAGCGAAGATGATTTTGATAGGCTATTTATATTTTTTAAAACAGATGATTTTTAAAAAAAACATCTCCAGGTTTCGAGTATTCAGTTAATTTCATTATTTTTATCTAAAACATTGAATATCAGTTTATAATATATGCTATCGGCAGATTAACTGGAAATTCCTCTTTCATTTACACATTAGAGTTTCAATAAATGAAAAATCTATTTACAATACTACCTTAGAACATGAACATTCCAAAATGGCACGACCTCCCGAGCTCAAACGAATAATCTTCAATAGAAGCAGAACGCCAACTCATAACTCACAACTCAACTTCACGACTCATCACTCATTACTCATCACTCTTTCCATATTTATTATCATCTGCTTCATGGCTGTTCCTCCGCCGTATTGTCCGGGGGTTCCATCTGCTTTGATAACACGGTGACAGGGTATAATGAAGGGAAGGGGGTTGTTTTTCATGGCACTGCCAACAGCACGGGCTGCACCGGGATACCCGG
This window of the Candidatus Neomarinimicrobiota bacterium genome carries:
- a CDS encoding GNAT family protein, producing the protein MRDIFLEGEKVILTPMEEEDAEFIRIMENDPDVRYALFLYKPLTQESAEKKVREMISSPDIFMFMIMEKESGQKIGQTGLVRIDFVSRAAVFYIAIHHKASRSKGFGTEATRLMVDYAFHTLNLNRIQLHVNSENLPAIHIYKKLGFEIEGTLRQAMYHGGKYCDFYVMGKIRES